The Coffea arabica cultivar ET-39 chromosome 1e, Coffea Arabica ET-39 HiFi, whole genome shotgun sequence genome has a window encoding:
- the LOC113689140 gene encoding probable 2-oxoglutarate-dependent dioxygenase AOP1, producing MDSETIKLPTIDFSQPGLKPGNPEWDSVKGQVRKALEEFGCFEALYDKISLELQKSFFEALEELFNLPLQTKQRNTSKKIYHGYIGQYPIFPLYESMGLDDANIPEKVESFTDLLWPEGNSNFCKTVHSYSEQISELDKIVRRMILESLGLEKYMDEHMELTNYLLRAMKYEGPQTTETKVGLHAHTDKNILSILCQDQIRGLQVLTKDGHWIDVEPSPGSFTVMIGDALFAWTNGRLHCPFHRVMMTGNIARYSAGIFSMPKAGYIIKAPEELVDEEHPLLFKPFDNVEFLSFLRTEAGKGAQSALKTYCGI from the exons ATGGATTCTGAAACCATAAAGCTTCCGACTATAGATTTCTCCCAACCTGGATTGAAACCAGGAAATCCAGAGTGGGATTCAGTGAAAGGTCAAGTCCGAAAAGCACTTGAAGAATTTGGCTGCTTCGAGGCCTTGTATGACAAAATTTCTCTTGAACTTCAGAAATCATTTTTCGAAGCCTTAGAAGAGCTTTTCAACCTCCCTTTGCAGACTAAGCAAAGAAACACATCTAAGAAGATCTACCATGGCTACATTGGACAATATCCAATTTTTCCACTGTATGAGAGCATGGGTCTTGATGATGCAAACATCCctgaaaaagttgaaagcttcACTGATCTCTTATGGCCTGAGGGGAACTCAAATTTCTg CAAGACTGTGCATTCCTACTCGGAGCAAATCTCAGAATTAGATAAGATTGTGAGAAGGATGATACTGGAGAGCCTAGGTTTAGAGAAATATATGGATGAGCACATGGAATTAACAAATTACCTTCTTAGAGCAATGAAGTACGAAGGACCTCAAACAACTGAGACAAAAGTTGGACTACATGCTCACACTGACAAGAACATCCTATCCATTTTGTGTCAAGATCAAATACGCGGTTTGCAAGTTCTCACAAAAGATGGACATTGGATTGATGTCGAACCCTCTCCAGGCTCCTTCACTGTCATGATTGGAGATGCCCTTTTT GCATGGACAAATGGCCGATTGCACTGTCCTTTTCACCGGGTGATGATGACTGGAAATATAGCAAGGTACTCAGCCGGTATATTTTCAATGCCAAAAGCAGGGTATATAATAAAAGCCCCAGAAGAACTGGTAGATGAAGAGCACCCCTTGCTATTCAAGCCATTTGATAATGTTGAGTTCCTCTCATTCCTCCGCACTGAGGCTGGAAAAGGAGCTCAATCTGCCCTCAAAACCTACTGTGGCATCTAA